Proteins encoded by one window of Deinococcus seoulensis:
- a CDS encoding type II toxin-antitoxin system PemK/MazF family toxin translates to MIVARLPQQVPNGREQEGYRPAVVVGLPQRAGTDRYPMILVVPVTTHRGQPWASAAPGLYPILPAGAGGLPVDSVVLTDQLRALDAGQVARRLNTLTTTEYAPVHTALRSILSL, encoded by the coding sequence GTGATTGTTGCCCGGCTGCCACAGCAGGTCCCGAACGGCCGCGAGCAGGAAGGGTACCGTCCTGCCGTGGTTGTCGGTCTGCCGCAGCGCGCCGGCACCGACCGGTACCCGATGATCCTGGTGGTTCCAGTGACGACCCACCGGGGGCAACCGTGGGCCAGTGCAGCCCCCGGCCTCTACCCCATCCTCCCCGCTGGCGCCGGTGGTCTGCCGGTCGATTCAGTCGTCCTCACCGACCAGTTGCGCGCACTCGACGCCGGTCAGGTCGCAAGGCGCCTGAACACCCTGACGACCACCGAGTACGCGCCTGTCCACACCGCGCTCCGCAGCATCCTGAGCCTCTGA
- a CDS encoding helix-turn-helix domain-containing protein, with amino-acid sequence MMQAQWKLRAYLQAHGITPYRLAKALPEMRQATIYRLAAEETPQSVSFDVLSQVIAGLRRVTGEDVTPNDLIAIVETRSAEDTSWQTADLSRLADEEPYDWGGVDPLTLGKAVHVTASGEIAAEH; translated from the coding sequence ATGATGCAGGCACAGTGGAAACTCAGAGCCTACCTCCAGGCCCACGGGATCACGCCGTACAGGCTGGCGAAAGCCCTTCCCGAAATGCGGCAGGCAACGATCTACCGACTCGCCGCTGAAGAGACACCCCAGTCGGTCAGCTTCGATGTCCTCTCTCAGGTGATCGCCGGACTACGGCGCGTCACGGGCGAAGACGTCACGCCGAACGACCTGATCGCCATCGTGGAAACCCGCAGTGCCGAAGACACCTCATGGCAGACAGCCGACCTGTCACGCCTCGCCGACGAAGAACCCTACGACTGGGGCGGAGTCGACCCCCTCACCCTGGGCAAGGCGGTACACGTCACGGCCAGCGGCGAAATCGCGGCGGAACATTGA
- the hpaH gene encoding 2-oxo-hept-4-ene-1,7-dioate hydratase: MTGLSDAQVQDAARRLHAAEQTRTPMRQLSGQYPGLTIADAYRVQDAWVSHKLTQGRRVIGHKIGLTSRAMQQAVNIDEPDYGTLLDDMVFSELQPIPSGRFIVPRVEVELAFILGKDLRGPNVTVMDVLDATRWVVPAAEIIDARIERVDRETGATRKVTDTISDNAANAGIVLGGRPVRPTDVDLRWVGALLFRNGVIEETGVAAGVLNHPAEGVAWLANRLAPHGVTLRAGETVLAGSFVRPVDAAPGDIFHADYGPLGSVTLRFAR; the protein is encoded by the coding sequence ATGACGGGCCTCTCTGACGCGCAGGTGCAGGACGCCGCGCGCCGCCTGCACGCCGCCGAGCAGACCCGCACGCCCATGCGGCAGCTGTCCGGCCAGTACCCCGGCCTGACCATCGCAGACGCATACCGCGTTCAGGACGCCTGGGTGAGCCACAAGCTCACGCAGGGCCGCCGGGTGATCGGGCACAAGATCGGCCTGACGTCGCGCGCCATGCAGCAGGCCGTGAACATCGACGAACCCGACTACGGCACCCTGCTGGACGACATGGTGTTCAGCGAGTTGCAACCCATCCCGTCCGGGCGGTTCATCGTGCCGCGCGTGGAGGTGGAACTGGCGTTCATCCTCGGCAAGGACCTGCGCGGGCCGAACGTGACGGTCATGGACGTGCTGGACGCCACGCGCTGGGTGGTCCCCGCCGCCGAGATCATCGACGCGCGCATCGAACGGGTGGACCGCGAGACCGGCGCGACCCGGAAGGTGACGGACACCATCAGCGACAACGCCGCGAACGCCGGGATCGTCCTGGGCGGGCGGCCCGTGCGGCCTACCGATGTGGACCTGCGCTGGGTGGGCGCGCTGCTGTTCCGCAACGGCGTGATCGAGGAGACCGGCGTGGCGGCCGGCGTGCTGAACCACCCGGCCGAGGGCGTGGCGTGGCTCGCCAACCGTCTCGCGCCGCATGGCGTGACGCTGCGGGCAGGGGAGACGGTGCTGGCCGGGTCGTTCGTGCGCCCGGTGGACGCCGCGCCCGGCGACATCTTCCACGCGGATTACGGCCCGCTGGGCAGCGTGACCCTGAGGTTCGCGCGGTGA
- a CDS encoding 5-carboxymethyl-2-hydroxymuconate Delta-isomerase: protein MPHLTVEYTDNLNAPRVPELLRALNGVLLARPDVYPPGGIRARAHRLTEYVVAEGAHDDAFVHVTLKIAAGRSETVKAETGAALFEVLKNHFAADFESRFLALSLEIAEFSEAGTFKHNNIHARYRREQA, encoded by the coding sequence ATGCCGCACCTGACCGTCGAGTACACCGACAACCTGAATGCGCCGCGCGTGCCGGAGCTGCTGCGCGCCCTGAACGGGGTGCTGCTGGCCCGTCCGGACGTGTACCCGCCGGGCGGCATCCGCGCGCGCGCGCACCGCCTGACGGAGTACGTGGTGGCCGAGGGCGCGCATGACGACGCGTTCGTGCACGTCACCCTGAAGATCGCCGCCGGGCGCAGCGAGACCGTGAAGGCCGAGACGGGCGCGGCGCTGTTCGAGGTGCTGAAAAACCACTTCGCGGCGGACTTCGAGTCCCGCTTCCTGGCCCTGTCGCTGGAGATCGCGGAGTTCAGCGAGGCCGGGACCTTCAAGCACAACAACATCCACGCCCGCTACCGCAGGGAGCAGGCATGA
- the hpaI gene encoding 4-hydroxy-2-oxoheptanedioate aldolase, producing MSAPDLHNPLKAALARGEFQLGLWLALADPYSAEIIAGAGFDWLLIDGEHAPNDVRSTLLVLQALAAYPVMPIVRPPIGQTHLLKQYLDLGVQTLLIPMVESGAQARDLVAATRYPPRGVRGVGSAIARVSRWNAVPDYLHRADEQVCLLVQVESAAGLAALDDILAVEGVDGVFIGPADLSASLGHLGNPAHPDVQAAILDAVRRTRTAGKAAGILCTEAQVPHYRAAGCTFIAAGVDTTLLARAARDLAGRFQSDTGQDVY from the coding sequence GTGAGCGCCCCCGACCTGCACAACCCCCTGAAGGCGGCCCTGGCGCGCGGGGAGTTCCAGCTGGGCCTGTGGCTGGCGCTGGCCGACCCGTACAGCGCCGAGATCATCGCCGGGGCGGGCTTCGACTGGCTGCTGATCGACGGCGAACACGCGCCGAACGACGTGCGCAGCACCCTTCTGGTGCTCCAGGCCCTCGCGGCGTACCCGGTGATGCCCATCGTGCGGCCTCCCATCGGGCAGACGCACCTGCTCAAGCAGTACCTCGACCTGGGCGTGCAGACGCTGCTGATTCCCATGGTGGAAAGCGGCGCGCAGGCCCGCGACCTCGTCGCCGCGACCCGCTACCCGCCGCGCGGTGTGCGGGGCGTGGGCAGCGCGATTGCCCGTGTCTCGCGCTGGAATGCCGTGCCGGACTACCTGCACCGCGCCGACGAGCAGGTGTGCCTGCTGGTGCAGGTCGAGAGCGCCGCCGGACTCGCCGCGCTGGACGACATCCTGGCCGTCGAGGGCGTGGACGGCGTATTCATCGGCCCGGCGGACCTGAGCGCCAGCCTGGGCCACCTCGGGAACCCCGCGCACCCGGACGTGCAGGCCGCGATCCTCGACGCGGTCAGGCGCACCCGCACGGCCGGGAAGGCGGCAGGCATCCTCTGCACCGAGGCTCAGGTGCCGCACTACCGCGCGGCGGGCTGCACGTTCATCGCAGCGGGCGTGGACACCACCCTCCTGGCCCGCGCCGCCCGCGACCTGGCCGGGCGATTCCAGTCCGACACCGGCCAGGACGTGTACTGA
- the hpaD gene encoding 3,4-dihydroxyphenylacetate 2,3-dioxygenase, translating into MQTPNTIRIAHGIFYVTDLAASRHFYVDLLGLNVLHETDGALYLRANEDREWTLKLELAPEAGVKHLAYRVGTDADLDALTVFLDAQGIPWRWETELDRPRLLRFQDPYGVPVAFYAQSVKHPWLLQDYHLHRGAGLQRIDHINVMTPDVEGVMRWYMDHLGFRLSEYTEDDHGRIWAAWIQRRGSVHDLALTNGMGPRLHHFAYWMPDMGSIIRTCDILAGARMPEHIERGPGRHGVSNAFFLYIRDPDGHRIELYTCDYLTVDPDFEPIRWSLNDPRRQTLWGAKTPKSWFEEGSLLEAYDGGWVQPRESDLKGLPVHVI; encoded by the coding sequence ATGCAGACGCCGAACACCATCCGCATCGCGCACGGCATCTTCTACGTCACCGACCTCGCCGCCTCCCGCCACTTCTACGTGGACCTGCTGGGCCTGAACGTCCTGCATGAGACCGACGGCGCCCTGTACCTGCGCGCCAACGAGGACCGCGAGTGGACGCTGAAACTCGAACTCGCGCCCGAGGCCGGCGTGAAGCACCTCGCCTACCGCGTGGGCACGGACGCCGACCTGGACGCCCTGACCGTGTTCCTGGACGCACAGGGTATTCCGTGGCGCTGGGAGACGGAACTCGACCGGCCGCGCCTGCTGCGCTTCCAGGACCCGTACGGCGTGCCCGTCGCGTTCTACGCTCAGTCCGTCAAGCACCCCTGGTTGCTGCAGGACTACCACCTGCACCGCGGCGCGGGCCTGCAACGCATCGACCACATCAACGTCATGACCCCGGACGTGGAAGGCGTGATGCGCTGGTACATGGACCACCTCGGCTTCCGCCTCAGCGAGTACACCGAGGACGACCACGGACGCATCTGGGCGGCCTGGATTCAGCGGCGCGGCAGCGTGCACGACCTCGCCCTGACCAACGGCATGGGGCCGAGGCTGCATCACTTCGCGTACTGGATGCCGGACATGGGGAGCATCATCCGCACCTGCGACATCCTCGCGGGCGCCCGCATGCCCGAACACATCGAACGCGGCCCCGGCCGCCACGGCGTCAGCAACGCATTCTTCCTGTACATCCGCGACCCCGACGGGCACCGCATCGAGCTGTACACCTGCGACTACCTGACCGTCGACCCGGACTTCGAACCGATCCGCTGGTCGCTGAACGACCCGCGCCGCCAGACCCTCTGGGGCGCCAAAACCCCGAAAAGCTGGTTCGAGGAAGGCTCCCTGCTCGAAGCCTACGACGGCGGCTGGGTGCAGCCCCGCGAGAGCGACCTGAAAGGCCTGCCCGTCCACGTGATTTAA
- a CDS encoding fumarylacetoacetate hydrolase family protein, producing MKTANFMARGRQHRGVLQGGMLIDAAGEAHRPDEVQFLLPVNPGKVIALALNYADHNAELGFKTPEEPVMFLKPNTSLLPHGGTVEYPRGAQFMHYEVELGIVIGRDARRVKVKDAEDYIGGYTIANDLVVRDYVSNYYRPPMRAKGWDTFGPLGPYLVSADEVPDPYNLGLRAFVNGELRQEGNTRDMILRGPELIEFMSRFMTLQAGDVILTGTPKGVSHVKPGDVMRLEIDGLGALENPVAWESEDAEPLIAQEGQRI from the coding sequence ATGAAAACTGCGAATTTTATGGCCCGAGGTCGTCAGCACCGTGGCGTGCTGCAAGGCGGCATGCTGATCGACGCGGCGGGTGAGGCGCACCGTCCGGACGAGGTGCAGTTCCTGCTGCCGGTGAATCCCGGGAAGGTGATCGCGCTGGCGCTGAACTACGCCGATCACAACGCGGAGCTGGGCTTCAAGACGCCGGAGGAGCCGGTGATGTTCCTGAAGCCGAACACGAGTCTGTTGCCGCACGGCGGGACGGTGGAGTACCCGCGTGGGGCGCAGTTCATGCACTACGAGGTGGAACTGGGCATCGTGATCGGCCGGGACGCGCGGCGCGTGAAGGTGAAGGACGCAGAAGACTACATCGGCGGGTACACCATTGCGAACGATCTGGTGGTGCGTGATTACGTGAGCAACTACTACCGCCCGCCCATGCGTGCCAAGGGCTGGGATACCTTCGGGCCGCTGGGGCCGTACCTCGTGTCGGCGGACGAGGTGCCGGACCCCTACAACCTGGGTCTGCGCGCCTTCGTGAACGGCGAGCTGCGCCAGGAGGGCAACACGCGCGACATGATCCTGCGCGGGCCGGAACTGATCGAGTTCATGAGCCGCTTCATGACCCTGCAGGCGGGCGACGTGATCCTGACCGGCACACCGAAAGGTGTGTCGCACGTGAAGCCGGGGGACGTGATGCGCCTGGAGATCGACGGGCTGGGCGCGCTGGAAAACCCGGTGGCCTGGGAGTCGGAGGATGCCGAACCGCTGATCGCGCAGGAAGGGCAGCGGATCTGA